One genomic segment of Alkalimarinus alittae includes these proteins:
- a CDS encoding ATP-binding protein — translation MSEVQRNKNIKKESASALLLSLEEYARETDLLRKAAEKESGAKGVINTTPARLNQYDIGYGVLEGKTFIAGEDLIRQANALRQTTGELYQQQVLIPAESSDRSSVIKLIAEISERIISETKEGPLYIAEVELSYGAQTVRLGIVAQNRQINNGVWKPKHHRKAGQWVRKLERRQIPIVTFIDTPGADAGADANLRNQAHSISELIATMADLNVPTIGIVWGFGYSGGAIPLAATNLLLSVRDGIFSTIQPKGLASIARKQKLDWQTCARLVGVSAPELFQEGIIDGVIDYSPLEGSQNRDRIKAAIFTSLAQIENQSLAAVKKITSLSQHYIDVSRLISAGNEELLNKRLAPHDVKGFPSIFGFAYSAIRSLKLRARLKTQSVKLKESSSDVCELPISPDEQQRILSDSRFSEWLKRSDKLIYEDGLFKSWSRYRESEQHRGDERGYIASLFLGNPKGNFEKALHELSAEIAFYLYNGWQQESQHHLNALIKNLEGLEHEVDCNVLANEQLSFIDLIQDSRFKPVTINHCKQLIRFDCLYENLLTNLTEIVSEFSDHKKISEALLQSMLHKSGIETEEQVESFSGWLMSIRNTSNFGEFLRTAEQWKKVQHPRSSDVVFVVASYFFEKLFPELFESQKDNKTFSGQFNPVFIGRRKDFWNRLNQAIKDLRIQSILNDIKPGDSFTPEALIDTLFQDFMELDSRITTANPKRFPGFGEAIIRQQVKSKSASGLITGVAEFSVGDDLEPVGLFVSNHSFQAGAFDMSSAERFCRLLAYCGEYAIPVIGFISSGGMQTKEGASALFSMAVVNDQINRFVGDLGLPILMFGYGDCTGGAQASLVTHPLVETYYFSGTNMPFAGRIVVPEYLPVTATLANYLVAEAKSMQGLVKHPMFEGLDERLNAIDPAITSAVISVSELINRWLTHKDLPGRKDERKKKIAVQKFEPYEKVLVHARGCTAVKLIREAHAMDLQVVLVQSDPDMDSVAADMLKEGDNLVCLGGYTSDESYLNGDSVLRIAEMYGAEALHPGIGFLSENSQFAYQCIAQGLNFIGPSPESMEAMGDKSKAIHTSIELGVPVVPGSHGLLKNIGHAEKIASEIGFPIILKAAHGGGGKGIVVVEKAEQLKELFYMIKAEARNSFGSGDIYLERLVTRFRHIEVQLLRDRFGCTRIIGLRDCSIQRNKQKIIEESISTALPPEQEKIAKDSAYKLAEACNYHGAGTVEFIYDLDRESLYFMEMNTRLQVEHPVTELVSGIDIVREQYRIAMGESIEAIPLKETGYAIEVRINAESVSVEKGELKVVPTPGLVSKCLFPKVEGVTHIVTVDNGKTIPPFYDNLIAQVIVHGDSREDATQKMSEYLAQVIIEGVDTNIALLQVILKDPVFVSGEYDTGYLLDLVARGPEELSALQGAVTVKDAAAEDFSIVVDGSDELKVLAPSTSIMYRSASPDQPAYIEEGDTVTVDQTLCLLEAMKMFQPLSLSSFNKKGKDVYPADQKYKITHIKGVAGQQVNRGDLLFVIKPVKVEA, via the coding sequence ATGAGTGAAGTACAACGCAACAAAAACATCAAAAAAGAGTCTGCATCAGCATTACTGTTAAGTCTTGAGGAATATGCAAGAGAAACAGACTTACTCAGAAAAGCGGCAGAAAAAGAATCTGGCGCAAAAGGCGTCATCAACACTACGCCAGCACGCTTAAACCAATATGATATTGGCTATGGTGTATTAGAGGGAAAAACCTTTATTGCAGGCGAAGACTTAATTCGTCAGGCTAATGCATTACGTCAGACGACGGGTGAATTATATCAGCAGCAGGTGCTTATTCCTGCTGAGAGCAGTGATAGAAGCTCGGTTATCAAATTGATCGCTGAAATTTCTGAGCGAATCATCTCTGAAACTAAAGAGGGTCCGCTGTATATTGCTGAGGTTGAATTAAGTTACGGTGCGCAAACCGTACGCTTAGGTATTGTGGCTCAGAACCGTCAAATCAATAATGGTGTGTGGAAACCTAAACACCACCGAAAGGCTGGCCAATGGGTTAGAAAACTTGAACGCCGCCAGATACCTATCGTGACGTTTATTGATACACCTGGGGCTGATGCGGGTGCCGATGCTAATCTGCGTAACCAAGCGCACAGTATCTCTGAGTTAATCGCTACAATGGCAGACCTTAACGTGCCAACGATTGGTATTGTATGGGGCTTTGGCTATTCGGGGGGGGCTATTCCCTTAGCGGCGACTAACCTGTTGTTATCGGTTAGGGATGGCATATTCAGCACGATTCAGCCCAAAGGGTTAGCATCAATAGCCAGAAAACAAAAACTTGATTGGCAGACCTGTGCACGCTTGGTGGGCGTTTCGGCCCCAGAGCTTTTTCAGGAAGGCATTATTGATGGCGTCATTGATTACTCTCCGTTAGAGGGAAGTCAAAATAGAGATCGTATCAAAGCCGCGATTTTTACCTCATTAGCGCAAATAGAAAATCAGTCTCTAGCGGCGGTTAAAAAGATTACATCGCTAAGCCAGCATTATATAGACGTTAGTAGGTTAATTTCAGCCGGTAACGAAGAGCTACTGAATAAGCGACTGGCGCCACATGATGTTAAAGGGTTTCCCTCAATATTTGGTTTTGCCTACAGTGCGATACGATCATTGAAGTTAAGGGCTCGCTTAAAAACGCAGTCTGTCAAACTTAAAGAAAGCAGTAGCGATGTTTGTGAACTGCCTATTTCACCTGACGAGCAGCAGCGGATATTAAGTGATTCACGGTTTAGTGAGTGGCTAAAGCGAAGCGATAAACTGATTTATGAAGACGGGCTGTTCAAAAGCTGGTCACGTTATCGAGAAAGTGAGCAACATCGCGGGGATGAGCGAGGCTATATTGCATCATTATTTTTGGGTAATCCTAAAGGTAATTTTGAAAAAGCCTTACATGAGTTATCCGCAGAAATTGCATTCTATCTTTACAATGGTTGGCAGCAAGAGTCGCAACACCACCTGAATGCACTGATCAAAAACCTCGAAGGGTTAGAGCATGAAGTTGATTGTAATGTCCTTGCTAATGAACAGTTGAGTTTTATCGACCTGATTCAGGATAGCCGCTTTAAGCCTGTTACGATCAATCACTGTAAACAATTGATTCGTTTTGATTGTCTCTATGAAAACTTACTGACTAATCTCACCGAGATTGTGTCTGAGTTTAGTGATCACAAAAAAATATCAGAAGCCTTACTACAATCTATGTTGCATAAGTCTGGGATTGAAACCGAAGAACAGGTTGAATCATTTAGTGGATGGTTGATGAGTATTCGCAATACCAGTAACTTTGGTGAGTTTTTGAGAACAGCAGAGCAGTGGAAGAAAGTTCAGCACCCTCGATCATCTGATGTGGTATTTGTAGTTGCCAGTTACTTCTTTGAAAAGTTATTTCCTGAGTTGTTTGAATCACAGAAAGATAATAAAACCTTTTCAGGGCAATTTAACCCCGTATTTATCGGTCGCCGAAAAGATTTTTGGAATCGCTTAAACCAGGCGATTAAAGACCTGCGAATACAATCAATTTTAAATGATATTAAACCCGGTGATAGCTTTACACCAGAAGCGCTAATCGACACGTTGTTCCAAGACTTTATGGAGCTAGATAGTCGTATTACAACGGCGAACCCTAAGCGTTTTCCTGGTTTTGGTGAAGCGATTATTCGTCAGCAAGTAAAATCGAAGTCTGCATCAGGACTTATAACGGGGGTAGCTGAATTTTCAGTAGGCGATGATTTAGAGCCTGTGGGCTTGTTTGTGTCTAACCATTCGTTTCAGGCGGGGGCCTTTGATATGTCTTCGGCAGAGCGCTTCTGTCGTTTGCTCGCCTATTGCGGTGAGTACGCTATACCGGTTATTGGTTTTATCAGTTCGGGTGGAATGCAAACAAAAGAAGGTGCGTCGGCACTGTTTTCTATGGCAGTAGTGAATGATCAAATCAACCGATTTGTGGGTGATCTTGGGTTGCCTATTTTAATGTTTGGTTATGGCGATTGCACTGGCGGCGCGCAGGCTAGCTTGGTTACTCACCCGTTAGTTGAAACGTATTATTTCTCTGGTACAAATATGCCGTTTGCAGGGCGTATCGTGGTTCCTGAGTATTTGCCTGTAACGGCGACGTTGGCTAACTATTTGGTAGCAGAAGCTAAAAGTATGCAAGGGTTAGTGAAACATCCGATGTTCGAAGGTTTGGATGAACGCTTAAATGCTATAGATCCTGCAATTACGTCAGCTGTTATTAGCGTTTCAGAATTAATTAATCGATGGTTAACCCATAAAGACCTACCTGGGCGAAAAGATGAACGTAAGAAAAAAATAGCCGTTCAGAAATTCGAGCCGTATGAAAAGGTATTGGTACACGCGAGAGGGTGTACTGCGGTTAAGTTGATACGAGAAGCACATGCTATGGACCTTCAGGTGGTCTTAGTGCAGTCTGACCCCGATATGGATTCAGTAGCCGCAGATATGCTTAAAGAAGGTGATAACCTAGTATGTTTAGGAGGTTATACCTCAGACGAAAGTTATTTAAATGGCGATAGCGTGCTGCGTATTGCTGAGATGTATGGTGCAGAGGCGCTGCATCCGGGCATTGGTTTTCTGTCAGAAAATAGCCAGTTTGCATACCAATGTATCGCTCAAGGTTTAAACTTTATAGGCCCTTCGCCTGAGAGCATGGAAGCCATGGGTGATAAGTCTAAAGCGATACATACGTCCATCGAATTGGGTGTTCCTGTTGTACCAGGCAGTCATGGTTTGTTGAAAAACATCGGTCATGCAGAAAAAATAGCCAGTGAGATTGGTTTCCCTATTATTCTTAAAGCCGCTCATGGCGGTGGTGGTAAAGGGATTGTTGTTGTAGAGAAAGCAGAGCAGCTTAAAGAGCTTTTTTACATGATCAAAGCTGAAGCACGAAACAGCTTTGGGAGTGGAGATATCTACCTGGAGCGGCTAGTTACTCGCTTCAGACATATCGAAGTTCAGCTTTTGAGAGATCGTTTTGGTTGTACGCGTATTATTGGATTGCGTGATTGTAGTATTCAGCGAAATAAACAAAAGATTATAGAAGAGTCTATATCAACGGCGCTTCCCCCAGAACAAGAAAAAATAGCTAAAGACTCTGCCTATAAATTAGCAGAGGCCTGTAATTATCATGGTGCAGGTACGGTTGAATTTATTTATGATCTCGATCGTGAATCACTTTACTTTATGGAGATGAATACTCGCCTACAAGTAGAGCATCCTGTCACTGAACTGGTCAGCGGTATTGATATTGTAAGAGAGCAGTATCGCATTGCTATGGGTGAATCCATTGAGGCTATACCGCTAAAAGAAACAGGCTACGCCATAGAAGTACGTATCAACGCAGAGAGTGTCTCGGTTGAGAAGGGTGAACTAAAAGTTGTACCAACCCCTGGATTGGTGAGTAAGTGCTTGTTCCCGAAAGTGGAAGGCGTGACGCATATTGTGACGGTCGATAACGGAAAAACTATCCCTCCGTTCTATGACAACTTAATCGCTCAAGTGATTGTTCATGGCGATTCGCGAGAAGATGCCACGCAGAAAATGTCAGAGTATCTTGCTCAAGTCATTATTGAGGGTGTTGATACCAATATCGCACTCTTACAGGTCATCTTGAAAGACCCTGTGTTTGTTTCAGGCGAATATGACACCGGCTACTTACTCGACTTAGTCGCCAGAGGCCCTGAAGAACTGAGTGCGTTGCAAGGTGCAGTAACGGTTAAAGACGCTGCGGCAGAAGACTTTTCGATTGTTGTTGATGGCTCAGACGAGCTTAAAGTATTAGCGCCTTCGACGAGTATCATGTATCGCTCTGCTTCGCCCGATCAGCCTGCGTATATTGAAGAGGGCGACACGGTCACGGTTGATCAGACCCTTTGTTTGTTAGAAGCGATGAAAATGTTTCAACCATTATCGCTGTCGAGCTTTAATAAAAAAGGTAAAGACGTGTACCCCGCTGATCAAAAGTACAAAATTACGCATATAAAAGGGGTGGCCGGACAGCAAGTTAACCGAGGTGACCTGTTATTTGTAATTAAACCTGTAAAGGTCGAAGCCTGA
- a CDS encoding beta-ketoacyl synthase N-terminal-like domain-containing protein, whose protein sequence is MKRAVITGIGIISSLGNNCSDVSKSLKQGLSGITRDQVFVEKALRSQVSGQISLCPKEMIDRKLYRFMTESSGYGYLAMAQAIADAKLDDCLVKNDMTGLVMGTGGTSTADIIDSVEAYYKGGVRKVGPYRVTRGMNSALSSVLATAFGIRGINYSVTSACATSAHCIGNAVEQIQLGKQNIVFAGGADSGHWTLALQFDAMGALSTHYNDTPESASRPYDKGRDGFVIASGAGVVVVEELEHALARGAHIYGEVIGYAATSDGKDMVQPSGEGAERCMKLAISQAGDRRVQYINTHGTSTPMGDLTELKAIKAVFGEQIPKISATKSLSGHSLGAAGVHEAIYSLIMMQEGFIAGTANLNDPEDEAITMPIVSQAEEVDLGVVMSNSFGFGGTNASLIFAAY, encoded by the coding sequence ATGAAACGTGCTGTGATCACAGGGATAGGGATTATTTCAAGTTTGGGTAATAATTGCTCAGATGTTTCCAAATCTTTAAAGCAAGGTCTAAGCGGAATTACGCGTGATCAGGTTTTTGTAGAAAAAGCGCTTCGCTCACAGGTGAGTGGGCAAATTTCTTTGTGCCCAAAAGAGATGATCGACCGAAAGCTTTACCGTTTTATGACTGAGTCTTCTGGTTATGGGTATCTGGCAATGGCGCAAGCCATCGCTGATGCTAAGTTAGATGACTGTTTAGTGAAGAATGATATGACGGGGCTCGTGATGGGCACAGGGGGGACTTCTACGGCCGACATCATAGACTCAGTTGAGGCCTATTATAAAGGGGGGGTTAGAAAAGTAGGCCCTTATAGAGTCACTAGAGGGATGAACAGCGCGTTGTCTTCGGTGCTCGCAACTGCGTTTGGTATTCGCGGCATTAATTATTCTGTAACGTCCGCTTGTGCCACCAGTGCTCATTGTATTGGCAATGCAGTAGAGCAAATACAGTTAGGTAAACAAAATATAGTTTTTGCCGGCGGTGCAGATAGTGGACATTGGACACTCGCATTGCAGTTCGATGCGATGGGCGCTCTCTCTACTCACTATAATGACACGCCAGAGAGTGCCTCGCGGCCCTATGATAAAGGCCGAGACGGATTTGTTATTGCAAGTGGTGCAGGAGTCGTTGTGGTTGAAGAGCTCGAGCATGCGCTTGCTCGTGGTGCACATATTTATGGAGAGGTGATTGGGTATGCGGCCACATCAGATGGTAAAGATATGGTTCAACCTTCAGGAGAAGGTGCTGAACGTTGCATGAAACTCGCTATCAGCCAAGCGGGTGATCGTCGGGTTCAATATATTAATACTCATGGTACTAGCACCCCTATGGGGGATTTGACCGAACTAAAAGCAATCAAAGCGGTGTTTGGCGAGCAGATACCAAAAATAAGCGCGACTAAATCACTCAGTGGGCACTCTTTAGGTGCTGCGGGCGTACATGAGGCGATTTATAGTTTAATCATGATGCAAGAAGGCTTTATTGCAGGCACTGCAAATTTGAATGATCCAGAAGATGAAGCCATTACCATGCCCATTGTTTCGCAAGCAGAAGAGGTAGACCTAGGTGTTGTGATGAGTAATAGTTTTGGTTTTGGCGGCACCAACGCCTCATTAATTTTTGCCGCCTATTAA
- the fabV gene encoding enoyl-ACP reductase FabV: MVIKPKVKGFICVNAHPAGCHEYVDQQVSYASECSLNGPKRALIIGSSSGYGLASRIALAMSGGADTIGVHFDRAPSERKTAGAGWYNNQRFERLAKARGLMAESLNVDAFQDDAKAAVIEKIKQTVKAVDLIVYSVAAPRRYVASEDKWYSSVLKPIGRGFKGKTIDTDKGEIKTVELKEADQEEIDATVKVMGGEDWLQWIEALNDADVLADGCKTIAYTYIGDEITWPIYGDATIGQAKKDLDKTVTRINTLLHSNRGRLQTGRSEERSAYIGVLKALVTQSSAAIPVMPLYISLLYKVMKEQGSHEGCIEQILRILTTGLYGDNCQKDSAGRLRVDEHELTEEVQSEVKRRWERISNENLRQLSDFEGYRHDFLKLFGFGFQGIDYEADVEAVPSE; the protein is encoded by the coding sequence ATGGTTATTAAGCCTAAAGTTAAAGGATTTATCTGTGTTAACGCTCACCCTGCTGGGTGTCATGAGTATGTAGATCAGCAAGTGAGCTATGCCTCTGAATGTTCACTGAATGGGCCGAAGCGTGCGTTAATTATCGGTTCTTCATCAGGCTATGGCTTGGCTTCACGCATCGCGTTAGCAATGTCAGGTGGTGCAGATACTATTGGTGTTCACTTTGATCGAGCGCCGTCTGAGCGTAAAACCGCAGGCGCTGGCTGGTATAACAATCAACGGTTTGAAAGGCTAGCTAAGGCACGAGGGTTGATGGCGGAAAGTTTAAATGTTGATGCGTTTCAGGATGATGCAAAAGCGGCTGTAATAGAAAAAATCAAGCAAACCGTTAAGGCGGTTGATTTGATTGTTTATAGTGTCGCAGCTCCGCGACGTTATGTTGCAAGTGAAGATAAATGGTATAGTTCTGTACTTAAGCCTATTGGACGCGGGTTTAAGGGTAAGACCATCGATACTGACAAAGGCGAGATCAAAACGGTCGAGCTGAAAGAGGCTGACCAAGAAGAAATTGATGCCACGGTAAAAGTGATGGGCGGTGAAGATTGGCTACAATGGATTGAGGCGTTAAATGACGCCGATGTTTTAGCCGATGGCTGCAAAACTATTGCCTATACTTATATCGGTGATGAAATTACTTGGCCAATATACGGTGATGCTACTATTGGCCAGGCAAAGAAAGACCTTGATAAAACGGTAACAAGAATTAATACTCTTTTGCACAGCAACAGGGGCCGTTTACAGACAGGTCGATCAGAAGAAAGAAGTGCGTATATTGGTGTTCTAAAAGCGCTTGTGACGCAGTCGAGTGCCGCGATACCGGTCATGCCACTCTATATATCACTGCTGTATAAAGTGATGAAAGAGCAGGGTAGTCATGAAGGGTGTATTGAACAGATTTTAAGAATTTTAACCACCGGTCTTTACGGAGATAATTGCCAGAAAGATAGTGCTGGACGTTTAAGGGTCGACGAACATGAGCTAACCGAAGAGGTTCAATCTGAGGTGAAGCGTCGATGGGAGCGTATTAGCAATGAAAACCTACGACAACTGTCAGACTTTGAAGGGTATAGACATGATTTTTTAAAGTTGTTTGGGTTTGGTTTTCAGGGTATCGATTATGAGGCAGATGTAGAGGCTGTGCCGTCGGAGTAA
- the fabA gene encoding bifunctional 3-hydroxydecanoyl-ACP dehydratase/trans-2-decenoyl-ACP isomerase: protein MLQQTSYSQPELDAMFNLANPPAMQLPQGKMRMIDRIVYVSSTGGKYNKGELIAEFDVLPDLWFFKCHFPGDPIMPGCLGVDALCQGLGFYLAWAGYEGKGRALGIGGVRFFGEVLPEASSIRYHIHIRRVFRKDIVMGIADGSVYVDGTEIYSAENIRTGLIPVVGMNAVS from the coding sequence ATGTTACAACAAACGAGTTACTCTCAACCTGAATTAGATGCCATGTTTAATCTGGCTAATCCACCCGCTATGCAGTTACCTCAAGGTAAAATGAGGATGATTGATCGTATTGTTTATGTCTCGTCAACAGGTGGAAAATATAACAAGGGTGAGCTGATAGCAGAATTTGATGTGTTACCAGATTTGTGGTTTTTTAAATGTCACTTTCCGGGTGACCCTATAATGCCAGGCTGTTTAGGTGTTGATGCACTTTGTCAAGGGTTAGGGTTTTATTTAGCATGGGCCGGATACGAAGGTAAGGGGCGAGCTTTAGGTATAGGTGGTGTGCGTTTTTTTGGTGAGGTGCTCCCTGAAGCCTCGTCCATTCGCTACCACATTCATATTCGCCGAGTATTTAGGAAGGATATTGTAATGGGAATTGCAGATGGCTCAGTGTATGTTGATGGCACCGAAATTTATAGCGCAGAAAATATAAGAACGGGGCTGATTCCTGTTGTTGGTATGAATGCCGTTAGCTAA